One region of Microbacterium sufflavum genomic DNA includes:
- a CDS encoding CehA/McbA family metallohydrolase: protein MAAIRTTLRLTHEIQNADRYVRVPFEVPPGTDSLEVRLSYDTEAAVIDLGCEGAAGWRGWSGGSRQDFVIRTDDATPGYLPGRPEEGEWHVILGVHRLPAGGTDATVEVLLPAESGIDHGPVPARIDGVPRGSSRELPADAGLRWYAGDFHAHTLHSDGHESIAGLASLGVRAGLDFLSVTDHNTTSHHAHLPVVGAQQGITLLPGQEVTTHRGHANAFGDIGWIDFRRPAQEWVDEVERRGGVLSVNHPISGDCSWLHPLERTPRAIELWHSTWYRELIATSPLAFHERWDKGAVLLGGADFHMRSQGVGPGTPTTWVAAEDDSAEAILAGVAAGRTAIMGGVAVRDGLTVPELFTAPVLLRVDGDLLAIDADGLILVDGAGERRAVHGDRASFSGDPAAGPYYLLHPDRSIAALCA, encoded by the coding sequence ATGGCCGCGATCCGCACCACCCTGCGCCTCACGCACGAGATCCAGAACGCGGACCGCTACGTGCGCGTGCCGTTCGAGGTGCCGCCCGGCACGGACTCGCTCGAGGTGCGCCTGTCGTACGACACCGAGGCGGCCGTGATCGACCTCGGCTGCGAGGGTGCGGCGGGGTGGCGCGGATGGTCGGGCGGCTCGCGGCAGGACTTCGTGATCCGCACCGACGACGCCACGCCCGGCTACCTCCCCGGTCGCCCGGAGGAGGGGGAGTGGCACGTGATCCTCGGCGTGCACCGGCTCCCCGCGGGCGGGACCGACGCGACCGTCGAGGTGCTGCTCCCCGCGGAGTCGGGCATCGACCACGGCCCGGTGCCCGCGCGGATCGACGGGGTGCCCCGGGGGAGCAGCCGCGAGCTGCCCGCGGACGCCGGACTGCGGTGGTACGCGGGTGACTTCCACGCGCACACCCTGCACTCCGACGGGCACGAGAGCATCGCGGGGCTCGCGTCGCTCGGGGTGCGGGCGGGCCTGGACTTCCTGTCCGTGACCGACCACAACACCACCAGCCACCACGCGCACCTCCCGGTCGTGGGTGCGCAGCAGGGCATCACGCTTCTGCCCGGCCAGGAGGTCACGACCCACCGCGGTCACGCGAACGCGTTCGGCGACATCGGCTGGATCGACTTCCGCCGTCCGGCCCAGGAGTGGGTCGACGAGGTCGAGCGCCGGGGCGGTGTCCTCAGCGTGAACCACCCGATCTCGGGCGACTGCTCGTGGCTGCACCCGCTGGAGCGCACGCCCCGGGCGATCGAGCTGTGGCACTCCACCTGGTACCGCGAGCTGATCGCCACCTCGCCCCTCGCGTTCCACGAGCGCTGGGACAAGGGGGCCGTGCTGCTGGGAGGCGCCGACTTCCACATGCGGAGTCAGGGTGTCGGCCCGGGCACGCCCACCACGTGGGTCGCGGCGGAGGACGACTCGGCCGAGGCGATCCTCGCCGGGGTCGCCGCCGGCCGCACCGCGATCATGGGCGGCGTCGCCGTGCGCGACGGCCTCACCGTGCCCGAGCTGTTCACCGCGCCCGTGCTGCTGCGCGTGGACGGCGACCTGCTCGCGATCGACGCCGACGGGCTCATCCTCGTCGACGGCGCGGGCGAGCGTCGTGCCGTGCACGGCGACCGCGCCTCCTTCTCCGGCGATCCCGCCGCCGGCCCGTACTACCTGCTGCACCCCGACCGCAGCATCGCCGCCCTGTGCGCCTGA
- the rlmN gene encoding 23S rRNA (adenine(2503)-C(2))-methyltransferase RlmN, with protein sequence MTENPRTRETRPQAAPASSRSGAIRETRAPQVRPATEGWTQKKDAEGRPLLQFASPKRGKPPVHLADLTPAERISKVKELGLPGFRAKQLATHYFRHYTSDPAEMTDLPAGIRDELVAGMLPPLMTEVRRLETDRGDTIKFLWRLHDGALVESVLMRYPGRITLCVSSQAGCGMNCPFCATGQAGLTRNMSTAEIIEQIVRANRAIANGELGGKKRDDHSMERVSNIVFMGMGEPLANYKRVMDAVRIMVAPQPDGLGMSARGITVSTVGLVPAIRKLADENIPVTFALSLHAPDDHLRDELIPVNSRWKVDEALDAAYDYYAKTGRRVSIEYALIKDMNDHAWRADLLAEKLNQRGRGWVHVNPIPLNPTPGSIWTSSERDVTDEFVRRLNDAGIPTTLRDTRGKEIDGACGQLVATTEDEAAAAAMA encoded by the coding sequence ATGACTGAGAACCCCCGCACGCGCGAGACGCGCCCCCAGGCAGCGCCCGCGTCGTCCCGCTCGGGGGCGATCCGTGAGACCCGTGCCCCCCAGGTGCGCCCGGCGACCGAGGGCTGGACGCAGAAGAAAGACGCCGAGGGTCGTCCGCTGCTGCAGTTCGCGAGCCCCAAGCGCGGCAAGCCGCCGGTGCACCTGGCCGACCTCACCCCGGCCGAGCGCATCTCGAAGGTGAAGGAGCTCGGGCTGCCCGGCTTCCGCGCCAAGCAGCTCGCCACCCACTACTTCCGCCACTACACGTCCGACCCGGCCGAGATGACCGACCTCCCCGCCGGGATCCGCGACGAGCTGGTCGCGGGCATGCTCCCGCCGTTGATGACCGAGGTGCGCCGGCTGGAGACCGACCGTGGCGACACGATCAAGTTCCTGTGGCGCCTGCACGACGGCGCGCTCGTCGAGTCGGTGCTCATGCGCTACCCCGGCCGCATCACCCTGTGCGTGTCGAGCCAGGCCGGCTGCGGCATGAACTGCCCGTTCTGCGCGACCGGCCAGGCCGGGCTGACCCGCAACATGTCGACCGCCGAGATCATCGAGCAGATCGTGCGGGCCAACCGGGCGATCGCGAACGGCGAGCTGGGCGGCAAGAAGCGCGACGACCACTCGATGGAGCGCGTGTCGAACATCGTCTTCATGGGCATGGGCGAGCCTCTCGCGAACTACAAGCGCGTGATGGATGCGGTGCGCATCATGGTCGCGCCGCAGCCCGACGGCCTGGGCATGAGCGCCCGCGGCATCACGGTCTCCACGGTCGGCCTCGTGCCCGCGATCAGGAAGCTCGCCGACGAGAACATCCCGGTCACCTTCGCGCTGTCGCTGCACGCGCCCGACGACCACCTGCGCGATGAGCTCATCCCGGTGAACTCGCGGTGGAAGGTCGACGAGGCCCTCGACGCCGCCTACGACTACTACGCCAAGACCGGCCGTCGCGTGTCGATCGAGTACGCGCTCATCAAGGACATGAACGACCACGCCTGGCGTGCCGACCTGCTGGCCGAGAAGCTCAACCAGCGCGGTCGCGGCTGGGTGCACGTCAACCCGATCCCGCTGAACCCGACGCCCGGGTCGATCTGGACCTCGTCCGAGCGTGACGTGACCGACGAGTTCGTGCGCCGCCTCAACGACGCCGGCATCCCGACCACCCTCCGCGACACCCGCGGCAAGGAGATCGACGGGGCGTGCGGTCAGCTCGTCGCCACCACCGAGGACGAGGCCGCCGCCGCCGCGATGGCCTGA
- the iolC gene encoding 5-dehydro-2-deoxygluconokinase yields MSERPRATEILSIGRLGVDLYPLQDGVGLSEVTSFGKYLGGSAANVAVAAARYGHDTALFSRVGDDPFGQYLRDELERLGVSSRFVATDPDYKTPITFCEIFPPDDFPLYFYREPSAPDLQLRPDDVDADTVRDTALVWFTATGLSEDPSRTTHLELLEQRGRRAHTVFDLDYRPMFWESAEAARPWVQRALGFATVAVGNREECEVAVGETDPERAADALLDRGVELAIVKQGPRGVLAKTATERVEIPARQVAVVNGLGAGDAFGGALCHGLLAGWPLEKTLTWANVAGGIVAGRRECSTAMPTEREIAEVVNGDA; encoded by the coding sequence ATGAGCGAGCGACCACGGGCGACCGAGATCCTCAGCATCGGACGCCTCGGCGTCGACCTGTACCCGCTGCAGGACGGCGTGGGGCTCAGCGAGGTCACGAGCTTCGGCAAGTACCTCGGCGGCAGCGCCGCCAACGTCGCGGTCGCCGCCGCCCGGTACGGCCACGACACCGCGCTGTTCTCCCGCGTGGGCGACGACCCGTTCGGGCAGTACCTGCGCGACGAGCTGGAGCGCCTCGGGGTGTCGAGCCGGTTCGTCGCCACCGACCCCGACTACAAGACCCCGATCACGTTCTGCGAGATCTTCCCGCCCGACGACTTCCCACTCTACTTCTACCGCGAGCCGTCGGCGCCCGACCTCCAGCTCCGGCCGGACGACGTCGACGCCGACACCGTGCGCGACACGGCCCTGGTGTGGTTCACCGCGACCGGCCTCAGCGAGGACCCCAGCCGCACGACCCACCTGGAGCTGCTGGAACAGCGCGGCCGCCGGGCGCACACCGTGTTCGACCTCGACTACCGCCCGATGTTCTGGGAGTCGGCCGAGGCCGCACGCCCGTGGGTCCAGCGGGCGCTGGGCTTCGCCACGGTCGCCGTCGGCAACCGCGAGGAGTGCGAGGTCGCGGTCGGCGAGACCGATCCCGAGCGTGCCGCCGACGCCCTGCTCGACCGCGGCGTGGAGCTCGCGATCGTGAAGCAGGGCCCCCGCGGCGTGCTCGCCAAGACCGCCACGGAGCGCGTCGAGATCCCGGCGCGACAGGTCGCCGTGGTGAACGGCCTCGGGGCGGGCGACGCGTTCGGCGGTGCGCTGTGCCACGGGCTGCTCGCCGGATGGCCGCTGGAGAAGACCCTGACGTGGGCCAACGTGGCGGGCGGCATCGTCGCCGGCCGCCGCGAGTGCTCCACGGCGATGCCGACCGAGCGCGAGATCGCGGAGGTCGTGAACGGAGATGCGTGA
- a CDS encoding Cgl0159 family (beta/alpha)8-fold protein — MTALTQEDFERLRTVRAESPRAIRELLAARRRRDIIRGDGRLFIIAADHPARGALAVGAEPYAMADRYELLDRLAIALRHPGVDGVLGTPDIIDDLAVLGLLDDKIVVGSMNRGGLRGASFEMDDRYTGYDVPAMVDSGIDFAKALLRVNLDDDGTAPTLASTADAVTAAARADLPIMLEPFLSRRVDGRIVNDLSPDAVMLSIAIASGLGASSASTWLKLPVVDDMERVLAATTLPVLLLGGDAGADPDDTFSSWEDALSLPGVRGLTVGRTLLYSADIDVAAAIDVAASLVHPGLSA; from the coding sequence ATGACAGCACTGACGCAAGAGGACTTCGAGCGACTGCGCACCGTGCGGGCCGAGTCCCCCCGGGCGATCCGCGAGCTGCTGGCCGCGCGCCGCCGCCGCGACATCATCCGCGGCGACGGACGGCTGTTCATCATCGCGGCCGACCATCCCGCACGCGGAGCCCTCGCGGTGGGCGCGGAGCCCTACGCCATGGCCGACCGCTACGAGCTGCTCGACCGCCTCGCGATCGCGCTGCGCCACCCGGGCGTCGACGGGGTGCTCGGCACGCCCGACATCATCGACGACCTGGCCGTGCTCGGCCTGCTCGACGACAAGATCGTGGTCGGCTCGATGAACCGCGGCGGGCTGCGGGGTGCGAGCTTCGAGATGGACGACCGCTACACCGGGTACGACGTGCCGGCGATGGTGGACTCGGGCATCGACTTCGCCAAGGCGCTGCTGCGCGTGAACCTCGACGACGACGGCACGGCGCCGACCCTGGCCTCCACGGCCGACGCGGTGACCGCGGCGGCCCGCGCCGACCTGCCGATCATGCTCGAGCCGTTCCTCAGCCGCCGCGTCGACGGCCGTATCGTCAACGACCTCAGCCCCGACGCCGTGATGCTGTCCATCGCGATCGCGAGCGGCCTGGGCGCCAGCAGCGCGAGCACGTGGCTCAAGCTGCCCGTGGTCGACGACATGGAGCGCGTGCTCGCCGCGACCACCCTGCCCGTGCTGCTGCTCGGCGGCGACGCGGGTGCCGACCCCGACGACACGTTCTCCTCGTGGGAGGACGCCCTGTCGCTCCCCGGCGTGCGCGGCCTCACGGTCGGCCGCACGTTGCTGTACTCCGCCGACATCGACGTGGCCGCGGCCATCGACGTCGCCGCCTCCCTCGTCCACCCCGGCCTATCGGCCTGA
- a CDS encoding CoA-acylating methylmalonate-semialdehyde dehydrogenase has protein sequence MSSDTPVIGHWIDGAPHASTSGRTAPVFNPATGAETARVALADEAEIAAALASAERGFAEWSTWSIAKRQGVLFAFRELLNARRGELAAIITAEHGKVLSDAMGEILRGQEVVELATGFPHLIKGAYSENASTGIDVYSLKQPLGVVGIISPFNFPAMVPMWFFPVAIAAGNAVVLKPSEKDPSAALWLAELWAEAGLPAGVFTVLQGDKQAVDGLLHSDIVQSISFVGSTPIAQYIYETASRTGKRVQALGGAKNHMLVLPDADLDLVADQAVNAGFGAAGERCMAVSVVLAVEPVADELIAKITERIATLRVGDGAGDGTGEPDMGPLISAEHRAKVSGYVDIAEADGARIVVDGRGLTVDGREDGFFFGPTLIDDIPTDSRAYTEEIFGPVLSVVRVETFQEGVDLINSGRFGNGTAIFTNDGGAARRFQHEVQVGMIGINVPIPVPVAYHSFGGWKASLFGDAKAYGVHGFDFFTREKAVTSRWLDPATHGGIDLGFPQNR, from the coding sequence ATGAGCTCCGACACCCCCGTCATCGGCCACTGGATCGACGGTGCCCCGCACGCCTCGACCAGCGGGCGGACCGCCCCCGTGTTCAACCCCGCCACGGGCGCCGAGACCGCCAGGGTCGCGCTCGCCGACGAGGCCGAGATCGCCGCGGCCCTCGCGTCCGCGGAGCGCGGTTTCGCGGAGTGGAGCACGTGGTCGATCGCGAAGCGGCAGGGCGTGCTGTTCGCGTTCCGGGAGCTGCTGAACGCCCGCAGGGGCGAGCTCGCCGCGATCATCACCGCCGAGCACGGCAAGGTGCTCTCCGACGCGATGGGCGAGATCCTGCGCGGCCAGGAGGTCGTGGAGCTGGCGACCGGGTTCCCGCACCTGATCAAGGGCGCCTACTCGGAGAACGCCTCGACCGGGATCGACGTGTACTCGCTCAAGCAGCCGCTGGGTGTCGTGGGCATCATCTCGCCGTTCAACTTCCCGGCGATGGTGCCGATGTGGTTCTTCCCCGTGGCGATCGCGGCGGGCAACGCGGTGGTCCTCAAGCCGAGCGAGAAGGACCCGTCCGCCGCGCTGTGGCTGGCCGAGCTGTGGGCCGAGGCGGGGCTGCCCGCCGGGGTGTTCACGGTCCTGCAGGGCGACAAGCAGGCGGTCGACGGGCTGCTGCACAGCGACATCGTGCAGTCGATCTCGTTCGTGGGATCGACGCCCATCGCGCAGTACATCTACGAGACGGCGTCGCGCACCGGCAAGCGCGTGCAGGCCCTCGGCGGTGCGAAGAACCACATGCTGGTGCTGCCGGACGCCGACCTCGACCTGGTCGCGGATCAGGCCGTGAACGCGGGCTTCGGTGCCGCGGGCGAGCGCTGCATGGCCGTGTCGGTCGTGCTGGCGGTGGAGCCCGTCGCGGACGAGCTCATCGCGAAGATCACCGAGCGGATCGCGACGCTGCGGGTGGGCGACGGCGCGGGCGACGGCACCGGCGAGCCCGACATGGGCCCGCTGATCAGCGCGGAGCACCGGGCGAAGGTCTCCGGTTACGTCGACATCGCGGAGGCCGACGGCGCCCGCATCGTGGTGGACGGCCGTGGCCTGACGGTGGACGGACGCGAGGACGGCTTCTTCTTCGGCCCCACCCTGATCGACGACATCCCCACCGACTCCCGCGCCTACACGGAGGAGATCTTCGGCCCGGTGCTCTCGGTCGTGCGGGTCGAGACGTTCCAGGAGGGCGTCGACCTGATCAACTCCGGGCGCTTCGGCAACGGCACCGCGATCTTCACGAACGACGGGGGAGCGGCCCGCCGCTTCCAGCACGAGGTGCAGGTGGGCATGATCGGCATCAACGTGCCCATCCCGGTACCCGTCGCCTACCACTCGTTCGGCGGGTGGAAGGCGTCGCTGTTCGGCGACGCCAAGGCGTACGGTGTGCACGGGTTCGACTTCTTCACCCGCGAGAAGGCCGTCACCAGCCGCTGGCTCGACCCCGCCACCCACGGCGGCATCGACCTCGGCTTCCCGCAGAACCGCTGA
- the iolD gene encoding 3D-(3,5/4)-trihydroxycyclohexane-1,2-dione acylhydrolase (decyclizing) — protein sequence MRTRRMTVGQALVEFLAQQWTVDGEHRERTIPGMFGIFGHGNVAGLGQALQQYHLEQPELMPYHQARNEQAMVHQAVGFARMHRRRATFASTASVGPGATNMLTGAALATTNRLPALLLPSDTFATRVADPVLQQLERPHDIGLTVNDAFRPVSVFFDRVQRPEQLFSVALAALRVLTDPAETGAVTIALPEDVQAEALDVPVEFLQEREWHVRRPLPERGPLARAVAAIRGARRPFLIAGGGVLYSEAEGALRDFVEATGIPVGTTQAGGGVLPWDHPQYLGGVGATGSTAANRLAAQADVIIGVGTRYSDFTTASRSAFQHPDAVFVNVNVAPFDAYKHGTQLPVIADAREALEALTAELRGTRVRTELADEAAAQKREWDATVDAALAPTGRDLPGQPEIIGAVRAEVADRDVIVQAAGSLPGDLHKLWRVSDPLGYHVEYAFSTMGYEIAGGLGVKRGLEAAGDDRDVVVMVGDGSYLMLSSELATAVAEGIKLIVVLIQNQGFASIGHLSETVGSERFGTKYRRYDAQARSFQHGDVLPVDLAMNARSYGVDVIEVAPGPSAIEDLRAAVRAAKAAERTTVIHVESDPTVYAPDGEGWWDVPVAEVASTDSARRARAEYEQQRTAQRPLLG from the coding sequence ATGCGGACGAGGCGGATGACGGTCGGCCAGGCGCTGGTGGAGTTCCTGGCGCAGCAGTGGACGGTCGACGGCGAGCACCGCGAGCGCACGATCCCCGGCATGTTCGGCATCTTCGGGCACGGCAACGTCGCCGGTCTCGGGCAGGCGCTGCAGCAGTACCACCTCGAGCAGCCGGAGCTGATGCCGTACCACCAGGCGCGCAACGAGCAGGCGATGGTGCACCAGGCCGTCGGGTTCGCACGGATGCACCGCCGCCGCGCGACGTTCGCCAGCACGGCCTCGGTGGGCCCCGGCGCCACGAACATGCTCACCGGTGCGGCCCTGGCGACCACCAACCGCCTGCCCGCGCTGCTGCTCCCCAGCGACACCTTCGCCACGCGCGTCGCCGACCCGGTGCTGCAGCAGCTGGAGCGACCGCACGACATCGGGCTCACCGTCAACGACGCCTTCCGCCCGGTGTCGGTGTTCTTCGACAGGGTGCAGCGGCCGGAGCAGCTGTTCTCCGTGGCGCTCGCCGCGCTGCGGGTGCTCACGGATCCGGCCGAGACCGGGGCCGTGACGATCGCGCTGCCGGAAGACGTGCAGGCCGAGGCGCTGGACGTGCCGGTCGAGTTCCTGCAGGAGCGGGAGTGGCACGTGCGCCGGCCGCTCCCCGAGCGCGGACCCCTGGCCAGGGCGGTCGCCGCGATCCGCGGGGCCCGGCGACCGTTCCTCATCGCGGGCGGCGGTGTGCTGTACTCCGAGGCGGAGGGCGCGCTGCGCGACTTCGTCGAGGCGACCGGCATCCCCGTCGGCACGACCCAGGCGGGCGGCGGCGTGCTGCCGTGGGATCACCCGCAGTACCTGGGCGGGGTCGGCGCCACCGGCTCCACGGCCGCGAACCGGCTCGCGGCCCAGGCCGACGTGATCATCGGCGTCGGAACGCGGTACAGCGACTTCACGACGGCGTCGAGGTCGGCCTTCCAGCACCCCGACGCGGTGTTCGTGAACGTGAACGTCGCCCCGTTCGACGCCTACAAGCACGGCACGCAGCTGCCGGTGATCGCCGACGCCCGGGAGGCGCTGGAGGCGCTGACCGCCGAGCTGCGCGGCACCCGCGTGCGCACGGAGCTCGCCGACGAGGCCGCCGCGCAGAAGCGGGAGTGGGACGCGACGGTCGACGCCGCCCTCGCCCCGACCGGCCGCGACCTGCCGGGGCAGCCCGAGATCATCGGGGCGGTGCGGGCCGAGGTCGCGGACCGTGACGTGATCGTGCAGGCCGCGGGTTCGCTGCCCGGCGACCTGCACAAGCTGTGGCGCGTCAGCGACCCGCTCGGCTACCACGTGGAGTACGCCTTCTCCACGATGGGCTACGAGATCGCGGGCGGGCTGGGCGTCAAGCGCGGGCTGGAGGCGGCGGGCGACGACCGGGACGTGGTGGTGATGGTCGGCGACGGCTCCTACCTCATGCTCAGCTCCGAGCTCGCGACGGCGGTGGCGGAGGGCATCAAGCTCATCGTGGTGCTCATCCAGAACCAGGGCTTCGCGTCGATCGGGCACCTGTCCGAGACGGTCGGGTCGGAGCGCTTCGGCACGAAATACCGCCGGTACGACGCGCAGGCCCGCAGCTTCCAGCACGGCGACGTGCTGCCGGTCGACCTCGCCATGAACGCGCGCAGCTACGGCGTCGACGTGATCGAGGTCGCCCCCGGTCCCTCCGCGATCGAGGACCTGCGGGCGGCGGTGCGCGCGGCGAAGGCGGCGGAGCGCACCACCGTGATCCACGTGGAGAGCGACCCCACGGTCTACGCGCCGGACGGCGAGGGCTGGTGGGACGTGCCGGTCGCCGAGGTCGCGTCGACCGACAGCGCCCGGCGGGCCCGCGCGGAGTACGAGCAGCAGCGCACGGCGCAGCGCCCGCTGCTCGGCTGA
- the iolB gene encoding 5-deoxy-glucuronate isomerase, producing MTANDPWFHPRGALGRDGWESVVDEALPGWAHTGLRVGVLADGESLALAESGVERIVVPLAGSFTVTHTEGGATTETTLAGRTSVFQGPTDVLYLSCAATAVIRGTGRVAVASAPTTVVHPTRHLRADETPVELRGAGRSSRQVHNFGTPATLDAERLIVCEVLTPAENWSSYPPHKHDAHVPGRESRLEEIYYFEAAPTRDGGRAASADAAFGMFATYSSDAGDIDVSAMVRTGDVALVPYGYHGPAVAAPGYDLYYLNVMAGPDPERSWLITDDPAHAWVRDSWSGQDIDPRLPYRAEGAQ from the coding sequence ATGACCGCGAACGATCCGTGGTTCCACCCGCGCGGTGCCCTCGGCCGCGACGGCTGGGAGAGCGTGGTCGACGAGGCGCTGCCGGGGTGGGCGCACACGGGCCTGCGCGTGGGCGTGCTCGCGGACGGGGAGAGCCTCGCGCTCGCCGAGTCCGGGGTCGAGCGCATCGTCGTCCCGCTCGCGGGCTCCTTCACGGTGACGCACACCGAGGGCGGCGCGACGACGGAGACGACCCTCGCCGGACGGACCTCCGTGTTCCAGGGTCCCACCGACGTGCTGTACCTCTCGTGCGCCGCGACCGCGGTGATCCGCGGGACCGGACGGGTCGCGGTGGCCTCCGCCCCGACGACGGTCGTGCATCCCACCCGGCACCTCCGCGCCGATGAGACCCCGGTCGAGCTGCGCGGGGCGGGGCGGTCGAGCCGGCAGGTGCACAACTTCGGCACCCCGGCGACCCTCGACGCGGAGCGCCTGATCGTGTGCGAGGTGCTCACTCCCGCGGAGAACTGGTCGTCGTACCCGCCGCACAAGCACGACGCCCACGTGCCGGGGCGGGAGTCGCGCCTGGAGGAGATCTACTACTTCGAGGCCGCGCCCACGCGTGACGGCGGGCGGGCGGCGTCGGCCGACGCGGCGTTCGGGATGTTCGCCACCTACTCCTCGGACGCGGGCGACATCGACGTCTCGGCGATGGTGCGCACGGGCGATGTCGCGCTCGTGCCCTACGGCTATCACGGGCCAGCGGTCGCCGCCCCCGGCTACGACCTCTACTACCTGAACGTGATGGCGGGCCCCGACCCGGAGCGCTCGTGGCTCATCACCGACGACCCCGCGCACGCGTGGGTGCGCGACAGCTGGAGCGGGCAGGACATCGACCCGCGGCTTCCCTATCGAGCAGAAGGAGCGCAGTGA
- a CDS encoding carbohydrate ABC transporter permease, with translation MMSTIKTVARDRSVTHFVSRILFTLVLVIVSLFFALPMVWLILAPFDATPSLTVSWPDWTLDNFARLAENPYALKSILNSLILGVGTMALVIVLGALASYAMSRINIPGRDGILYGLLLLSSIVTGTAAMVPTFQLINQLQLINTHVGVILVLAGGILPTVIFILKDFMDSIPKSYEESARLYGAGPFRILKDVVVPIARPGLAFIAIWTIVQVWGNFLVPFLLLRTPDMQPAAVLMYTFYTESGQADLRLISAFSLVFSVPVLLIYFFVNRRYGFRFHGGIKS, from the coding sequence ATGATGTCGACCATCAAGACCGTCGCGCGCGACCGGTCCGTGACCCACTTCGTCTCGCGGATCCTGTTCACGCTCGTGCTCGTGATCGTGTCGCTGTTCTTCGCGCTGCCGATGGTCTGGCTGATCCTCGCACCGTTCGACGCGACCCCGTCGCTGACGGTGTCATGGCCGGACTGGACGCTCGACAACTTCGCGCGCCTGGCGGAGAACCCCTACGCGCTGAAGTCGATCCTGAACTCGCTGATCCTCGGCGTGGGCACGATGGCGCTGGTGATCGTGCTGGGCGCGCTGGCCTCGTACGCCATGAGCCGCATCAACATCCCCGGCCGCGACGGCATCCTCTACGGGCTGCTGCTGCTGTCGTCGATCGTGACAGGGACCGCGGCCATGGTGCCCACGTTCCAGCTCATCAACCAGCTGCAGCTCATCAACACGCACGTCGGGGTGATCCTCGTGCTCGCCGGCGGCATTCTGCCCACCGTGATCTTCATCCTCAAGGACTTCATGGACTCGATCCCGAAGTCGTACGAGGAATCGGCGCGACTGTACGGCGCAGGGCCCTTCCGCATCTTGAAGGACGTGGTCGTGCCGATCGCCCGGCCCGGGCTCGCGTTCATCGCGATCTGGACCATCGTGCAGGTGTGGGGCAACTTCCTCGTCCCGTTCCTGCTGCTGCGCACGCCCGACATGCAGCCGGCCGCCGTGCTCATGTACACGTTCTACACCGAGAGCGGCCAGGCCGACCTGCGGCTCATCTCCGCGTTCTCGCTGGTCTTCTCGGTGCCCGTCCTCCTCATCTACTTCTTTGTCAACCGCCGCTACGGCTTCCGCTTCCACGGAGGGATCAAGTCCTGA
- a CDS encoding ABC transporter ATP-binding protein produces the protein MAAITATQLVKEYPGGVRGVDSVDVEIADGEFFALLGPSGCGKTTLLRSIAGLESITSGRLTIGDKDVTNAEPGERGVAMVFQDYALFPHMDVADNIAYPLRIRRVAKNERRTTAESVANGLSLNGLIERRPGQLSGGQQQRVALARAVATRPDVLLLDEPLSNLDARLRLEARTFLKELQRDLGVTTVFVTHDQAEALALADRIAVMKAGKLQQIGSPREIFHRPNNTFVAGFIGSVPMNLLETTVTGGHVRIGDTDVPVPAEAAADVRDGQAVSWGIRPEYVRWSTEPVADGIAAEVVVTETLGATSLVLVSSGDHKLQVVVPEELEPQPGDRGWIVPQRNRALLFDTETTERIG, from the coding sequence ATGGCCGCCATCACTGCAACCCAACTCGTCAAGGAGTACCCCGGCGGGGTGCGCGGCGTCGACAGCGTCGACGTCGAGATCGCCGACGGCGAGTTCTTCGCCCTCCTCGGTCCCTCCGGCTGCGGCAAGACCACGCTGCTCCGCTCGATCGCCGGCCTGGAGAGCATCACGTCCGGCCGCCTCACGATCGGCGACAAGGACGTCACGAACGCCGAGCCGGGTGAGCGCGGCGTGGCCATGGTGTTCCAGGACTACGCGCTGTTCCCGCACATGGACGTGGCCGACAACATCGCCTACCCGCTGCGCATCCGCCGCGTCGCGAAGAACGAGCGCCGCACCACGGCCGAGTCGGTCGCGAACGGCCTGTCGCTGAACGGCCTCATCGAGCGTCGCCCCGGCCAGCTCTCGGGCGGGCAGCAGCAGCGCGTGGCCCTCGCCCGAGCGGTCGCCACGCGGCCCGACGTGCTGCTCCTGGACGAGCCGCTGTCGAACCTCGACGCCCGGCTGCGGCTCGAGGCGCGCACGTTCCTCAAGGAGCTGCAGCGCGACCTCGGCGTGACCACCGTGTTCGTCACGCACGACCAGGCCGAGGCGCTCGCGCTCGCCGACCGGATCGCGGTCATGAAGGCCGGGAAGCTGCAGCAGATCGGCTCGCCGCGGGAGATCTTCCACCGCCCCAACAACACGTTCGTCGCGGGGTTCATCGGCTCCGTGCCCATGAACCTGCTGGAGACCACGGTCACCGGCGGCCACGTGCGCATCGGCGACACCGACGTGCCCGTGCCCGCCGAGGCTGCCGCGGACGTGCGCGACGGGCAGGCCGTGAGCTGGGGCATCCGCCCGGAGTACGTGCGCTGGTCGACCGAGCCCGTCGCCGACGGCATCGCCGCAGAGGTCGTGGTGACCGAGACCCTCGGTGCGACCAGCCTCGTGCTGGTGAGCTCCGGCGACCACAAGCTGCAGGTCGTCGTGCCCGAGGAGCTCGAGCCGCAGCCGGGCGACCGCGGCTGGATCGTGCCGCAGCGCAACCGCGCCCTGCTGTTCGACACCGAGACCACGGAGCGGATCGGCTGA